The Lutra lutra chromosome 15, mLutLut1.2, whole genome shotgun sequence genome includes a region encoding these proteins:
- the IL10 gene encoding interleukin-10: MPSPALLCCLVLLAGVGASRHQSALSEDNCTHFPASLPHMLRELRAAFGRVKTFFQMKDKLDSILLTGSLLEDFKGYLGCQALSEMIQFYLEEVMPQAENHDPEVKEHVNSLGEKLKTLRLRLRRCHRFLPCENKSKAVEQVKSAFSKLQERGVYKAMSEFDIFINYIETYMTMRMKI; encoded by the exons ATGCCCAGCCCAGCGCTGCTGTGTTGCCTGGTCCTGCTGGCCGGGGTAGGAGCCAGCCGCCACCAGAGCGCCCTGTCTGAGGACAACTGCACCCACTTCCCAGCCAGCCTGCCCCACATGCTTCGAGAGCTCCGAGCAGCCTTCGGCAGGGTGAAGACTTTCTTT CAAATGAAGGACAAGCTGGACAGCATATTGTTGACTGGGTCCTTGCTGGAGGACTTTAAG GGTTACCTGGGTTGCCAAGCCCTGTCGGAGATGATCCAGTTTTACTTGGAGGAGGTGATGCCCCAGGCTGAGAACCACGACCCAGAAGTCAAGGAGCACGTGAACTCGCTGGGGGAAAAGCTGAAGACCCTGCGGCTGAGGCTGCGGCGCTGT CATCGATTTCTGCCCTGTGAGAATAAGAGCAAGGCGGTGGAGCAGGTGAAAAGCGCCTTCAGTAAG CTCCAAGAGAGAGGTGTCTACAAAGCCATGAGTGAGTTTGACATCTTCATCAACTACATAGAAACCTACATGACAATGAGGATGAAGATCTGA